The Ricinus communis isolate WT05 ecotype wild-type chromosome 8, ASM1957865v1, whole genome shotgun sequence sequence tctataatattttgtttCCAATCTGTAGAGAACGAGTTGTTGTTCCTGCTGATAAGCCCTTCATAACATTGAGTGGCACTACGGCCTCCAATACCATAATCACATGGAGCGCTGGAGGGGATATATATGAGTCTCCAACACTATCTGTATTGGCTTCTGATTTCGTCGGACGATATCTCACAATTCAggtatacatatatatatatatatacatatttccTTTCGTTTAGTTCCTTGCAGGAGTGTAACTGCAGCCtatttcttcatctttttcttatctAAACTTTTGCAATGACTAAACAGTTTGCATATGTGCATATGTTTATTATCTACACAGAATACATTTGGGAGTGGTGACAAAGCTGTTGCACTAAGGGTATCAGGAGATAAAGCTGCGTTCTATGGTTGTAGAATTCTCTCTTATCAAGACACTCTCTTGGACGAAACAGGATCACATTATTATAGCAATTGCTACATTGAAGGAGCTACTGATTTCATATGCGGAAACGCTGCTTCACTCTTTGAAGTACGTTGGCACTTAAATCAATGTTTCTAAGTCTttatccatatatatatataatatccaAAAAGAATGCTAAATCAGTAGAATAATGTTGATCAATTAATAACGCACATATATATCTCAATCTGTGTGCATACAGAAATGCCATCTGCATTCGATTTCCAGGAACAATGGATCAATTACTGCTCAACACAGAGCTTCTCAGTCAGACAATACAGGTTTCACCTTCTTGGGTAGCAAGATCACTGGCATTGGAAGTGCCTATTTAGGGAGGCCATGGGGTGCTTATTCTAGAGTCGTGTTTGCCCTTAGCTACATGTCTGGTGTCATAGTCCCGCCTGGATGGGATAGCTGGTCTGGCCAAACCAGGCAAAGGTATAAATACACACgtacatatatttaatccaTCCTTTCTTTAGTTAATGCACGTCCCAATAACTAGTTTAATATCATATCACAAGATTACTTCGAGTATAATAGCAGAATATTTTTACTCAAGTCTGTGTATGAgacaaagataaagctaatgACCCTTTAGACTAAACAATAAACAATAATCCAAGCAtctgaatatattttttttccattttcttcatAAGTATGTTTCCTGGTGCTACTTCTTAAAATCgattaatgatttttattatgttttcttGGATGACAGTACGGTGTTCTATGCGGAATACAAGTGTTATGGTCCTGGAGTAGTTAAATCAAAGAGGGTTGAATGGTCACATGAGTTATCCGCTGAAGAGGCTGCACCCTTCTTAACCAAGGACATGATTGGGGGTCAAAGTTGGCTTAGGCCTGATCCAGCCTACTTTAAAAGAAGAGGCTTAAAGTTGACTGTCAAGGCTCATCTTGGCAACAACTAGAAAGATTTCATAGCTACAtcctattatttatttattacccCTCTCTCTACTTaccaattatatatatattaattgttttattcAGTTTTACTGTGAATATTACTTCATTTATTTCCCTCTTCATGAAAGAGGTATTGATATCTGTACAGCAATAcatgtgtatatataaatgataaattatttttctatctttatcgtgcaatattttttaaatttttcttgcttaatatttttaatttagtcataagaaaatatg is a genomic window containing:
- the LOC8285324 gene encoding putative pectinesterase 11, giving the protein MHTGSATMKICGYTFIILAYIIALASTVAAAATASIDLSTAILIRVDQSGKGDFKTIQDAIDSVPPNNSQLVFIWVKPGIYRERVVVPADKPFITLSGTTASNTIITWSAGGDIYESPTLSVLASDFVGRYLTIQNTFGSGDKAVALRVSGDKAAFYGCRILSYQDTLLDETGSHYYSNCYIEGATDFICGNAASLFEKCHLHSISRNNGSITAQHRASQSDNTGFTFLGSKITGIGSAYLGRPWGAYSRVVFALSYMSGVIVPPGWDSWSGQTRQSTVFYAEYKCYGPGVVKSKRVEWSHELSAEEAAPFLTKDMIGGQSWLRPDPAYFKRRGLKLTVKAHLGNN